The following proteins are co-located in the Dermacentor albipictus isolate Rhodes 1998 colony unplaced genomic scaffold, USDA_Dalb.pri_finalv2 scaffold_22, whole genome shotgun sequence genome:
- the LOC135915736 gene encoding uncharacterized protein encodes MPARKGRTCFVPLCEGGYKSSAEKVSLFRAPADPVRLQEWARNIKRGDKVLDNTCVVCSRHFDERYIQRTFKHVINGDVVELERERPALTDDAVPTIFPDAPSYLTKPVPKKRKERDLVNQYAPPPKRKALCESLPDCELAEGIDVQPASETSPHEFSNVSPPSALCNRIVLSNDPGVLCFGWHGRVETQAPYTLKFN; translated from the coding sequence ATGCCTGCCCGTAAGGGTAGGACGTGCTTCGTGCCCTTGTGCGAGGGTGGGTACAAGTCGTCAGCAGAAAAGGTGTCATTGTTCCGAGCCCCTGCCGATCCTGTTCGCTTGCAAGAATGGGCCAGAAACATCAAACGCGGCGACAAGGTACTCGACAATACATGCGTAGTGTGTTCTCGTCATTTTGATGAACGCTACATACAGAGAACATTCAAGCACGTGATAAATGGAGATGTTGTCGAGCTAGAACGCGAACGGCCAGCGCTTACTGATGATGCTGTGCCCACTATATTCCCTGATGCACCTTCATATCTAACAAAGCCtgttccgaaaaaaagaaaggagagagaccTCGTCAACCAATATGCCCCACCACCGAAGCGCAAGGCTTTATGTGAAAGCTTGCCTGACTGCGAACTCGCCGAAGGCATTGACGTACAGCCAGCGTCGGAGACTTCCCCGCATGAGTTCAGCAATGTTTCACCGCCTTCAGCTCTTTGTAACAGAATTGTGCTCTCAAATGACCCCGGGGTGCTTTGCTTCGGGTGGCACGGTCGCGTGGAAAcacaggccccgtacactctcaagttcaactaa